A genomic region of Lonchura striata isolate bLonStr1 chromosome 8, bLonStr1.mat, whole genome shotgun sequence contains the following coding sequences:
- the DBI gene encoding acyl-CoA-binding protein isoform X1, translating to MSEAAFQKAAEEVKQLKSQPTDQEMLQVYSHYKQATVGDVNTERPGMLDFKGKAKWDAWSALKGMSKEDAMKAYIAKVEELKGKYGI from the exons ATGAGCGAG GCCGCGTTCCAGAAGGCTGCCGAGGAGGTGAAGCAGCTGAAGTCGCAGCCCACGgaccaggagatgctgcaggtcTACAGCCACTACAAGCAGGCCACGGTGGGCGACGTGAACACGG AGCGCCCTGGTATGCTGGACTTCAAAGGCAAAGCAAAGTGGGATGCCTGGAGTGCGTTAAAAG GAATGTCCAAAGAAGATGCAATGAAAGCTTACATAGCAAAAGTGGAAGAACTAAAGGGCAAATATGGCATCTAA